One Zeugodacus cucurbitae isolate PBARC_wt_2022May chromosome 3, idZeuCucr1.2, whole genome shotgun sequence genomic region harbors:
- the LOC128920503 gene encoding uncharacterized protein LOC128920503 isoform X2 yields MSRYSKTHMTDEEIRQYFEESQLVTDTSDNECDFDSDDSDMDPTYSLPENDTIIDAMLNSSEMMRNAIECSLNVTDFEENAEIIELPPIPPLPVCDVTSSVFLPSTVTRSVHKALESQEKIGVLPAASDLRNDMSAIRSILWKKKKLQLSVADLAFQGQDMPDFLKCLKTPYDCFAYFVTEDFLKVISNI; encoded by the coding sequence ATGTCGCGTTATTCTAAGACCCATATGACGGATGAAGAAATTCGACAATATTTCGAAGAGTCGCAATTGGTAACTGATACTTCCGACAATGAATGCGATTTTGATAGTGACGATTCTGATATGGATCCAACCTACTCACTACCGGAAAATGATACGATCATTGATGCAATGCTAAACTCCTCAGAAATGATGCGAAACGCAATCGAATGCAGTTTGAATGTGACAGACTTTGAAGAAAATGCTGAAATAATTGAGCTGCCACCGATTCCTCCATTGCCTGTTTGTGACGTTACTTCTAGTGTATTCTTACCGTCGACAGTGACACGTTCTGTGCACAAAGCATTAGAATCGCAAGAAAAAATCGGAGTCCTACCAGCTGCAAGTGATTTGAGAAACGATATGAGTGCGATAAGATCGATTCTTTGGAAGAAGAAAAAACTTCAGCTGAGTGTTGCAGATTTGGCTTTTCAAGGCCAGGACATGCcggattttttaaaatgtttaaaaacaccTTACGACTGCTTTGCATATTTTGTGACCGAAGACTTTCTGAAGGTAATTTCTAATATATaa